A stretch of Mustela nigripes isolate SB6536 chromosome 6, MUSNIG.SB6536, whole genome shotgun sequence DNA encodes these proteins:
- the MYO1A gene encoding unconventional myosin-Ia, with translation MTLLEGSVGVEDLVLLEPLEQEPLLRNLQLRYEKKEIYTYIGNVLISVNPYQQLPIYGLEFIAKYRDYTFYELKPHIYALANVAYQSLRDRDRDQCILITGESGSGKTEASKLVMSYVAAVCGKGEQVNSVKEQLLQSNPVLEAFGNAKTIRNNNSSRFGKYMDIEFDFKGSPLGGVITNYLLEKSRVVKQLEGERNFHIFYQLLAGADAHLLKALKLERDTSGYTYLNQKVSRVDGMDDTSNFKAVQSAMAVIGFSEEEIHQVLEVTALVLKLGNVELADEFQANGISASGIRDGRGIQEIGEMMGLKSEELEKALCSRTMKTAKEKVVTALNVIQAQYARDALAKNIYSRLFNWIVNRINESIKVGTGEKKKVMGVLDIYGFEILEDNSFEQFVINYCNEKLQQVFIEMTLKEEQEEYEREGIPWTKVDYFDNGIICNLIEHNQRGILAMLDEECLRPGVVSDTTFLAKLNQLFSKHNHYESKVTQNAQRHYDHTMGLSSFRICHYAGKVTYNVNSFIDKNNDLLFRDLSEAMWKARHPLLRSLFPEGDPKQTSLKRPPTAGAQFKNSVAILMKNLYSKNPNYIRCIKPNEHQQQGQFSSELVAVQTRYLGLLENVRVRRAGYAYRQRYGPFLERYRLLSRSTWPRWNGEDREGVEKVVEELSLSSEELAFGKTKIFIRSPKTLFFLEEQRRLRLQQLATLIQKTYRGWRCRAHYQLMRKSQIVISAWFRGSRQKKQYGKIKASVLLIQAFVRGWKARKDYRKYFRSGAALTLSNFIYKSITQKFLLGLKDNLPSTNVLDSTWPAAPYRCFHAANQELRQLFYRWKCKKFRDRLSPKQVEILREKLCASELFKGKKASYPQSVPIPFHGDYIGLQGNPKLQKLTNGSDGPVLMAETVKKVNRGNGKISSRILLLTKGHVILIDTKKSQPKIVIGLDSVAGVSVTSFKDGLFSLHLSEISSVGSKGDFLLVSEHVIELLTRMSRAVLHATQKQLPVTVTENFSVRFKESSVTVKVIQGPEGGRNGKLSCKKKGSRGLEVTV, from the exons ATGACTCTACTGGAAGGCTCTGTGGGGGTGGAGGACCTGGTGCTCCTGGAACCCCTGGAACAGGAGCCTCTGCTCAGGAACCTCCAGCTGCGCTATGAAAAGAAGGAGATTTAT aCCTACATTGGTAATGTGTTGATCTCAGTGAATCCCTACCAACAGCTGCCCATCTATGGCCTGGAGTTCATTGCCAAATACCGGGACTATACCTTCTATGAGCTGAAGCCCCATAT CTATGCTTTGGCAAATGTGGCATACCAGTCACTGAGGGACCGAGACCGAGACCAGTGCATCCTCATCACCGGCGAGAGCGGATCCGGCAAGACCG AGGCTAGCAAGCTGGTGATGTCCTATGTGGCGGCTGTCTGTGGGAAAGGGGAGCAGGTGAACTCTGTGAAGGAGCAGCTGCTTCAGTCAAACCCGGTGCTGGAGG CTTTTGGCAATGCCAAGACCATTCGCAACAACAACTCCTCTCGATTT GGAAAATACATGGATATCGAGTTCGACTTCAAGGGATCCCCCCTTGGTGGCGTCATCACAAACT ATCTGCTGGAGAAATCCCGAGTGGTGAAGCAGCTTGAAGGAGAAAGGAACTTCCACATCTTCTATCAGCTACTGGCCGGAGCAGATGCCCATCTGTTGA AGGCCCTGAAGCTCGAGCGGGACACAAGTGGATACACCTATCTAAACCAGAAAGTGTCCAGAGTGGACGGCATGGACGACACCTCCAACTTCAAGGCCGTACAG AGTGCAATGGCTGTGATTGGGTTCTCGGAGGAGGAGATTCATCAGGTGCTTGAGGTGACGGCCCTCGTGCTGAAGCTGGGGAATGTGGAGCTGGCAGATGAGTTCCAGGCCAATGGGATATCAGCAAGTGGCATTCGGGATGGGAGAG GAATTCAGGAGATTGGGGAAATGATGGGTTTGAAATCAGAGGAACTAGAGAAAGCTTTGTGCTCAAGGACCATGAAAACAGCCAAAGAAAAGGTGGTCACTGCACTGAATGTCATTCAG GCTCAGTATGCTCGCGATGCTCTGGCCAAGAATATCTACAGCCGCCTCTTCAACTGGATCGTGAATCGAATCAATGAGAGCATCAAG gtgggcactggggagaagaagaaggtaATGGGGGTCCTGGATATCTATGGCTTTGAAATTTTAGAG GATAATAGCTTCGAGCAGTTTGTGATCAACTACTGCAACGAGAAGCTGCAGCAGGTGTTCATCGAGATGACGCTGAAAGAGGAGCAAGAGGAGTATGAGAGGGAG GGCATACCGTGGACAAAGGTGGACTACTTTGATAATGGCATTATCTGCAACCTCATTGAGCAT AATCAGCGAGGCATCCTGGCCATGCTGGACGAGGAGTGCCTACGGCCTGGGGTGGTCAGTGACACCACTTTCCTAGCGAAGCTGAACCAGCTCTTCTCCAAGCACAATCACTATGAGAGCAAAGTCACCCAGAACGCCCAGCGCCACTATGACCACACCATGGGCCTCAGCAGTTTCCGTATCTGCCACTATGCGGGCAAG GTGACTTACAACGTGAACAGCTTCATTGATAAGAACAATGACCTACTCTTCCGGGACTTGTCTGAGGCCATGTGGAAGGCCCGGCACCCCCTCCTTCGGTCCTTGTTCCCTGAGGGAGATCCCAAGCAGACATCTCTCAAACGCCCCCCAACTGCTGGGGCCCAGTTCAAGAATTCTGTGGCCATACTCATGAAGAACCTGTATTCCAAAAACCCCAACTACATCAG GTGTATAAAGCCCAATGAGCATCAGCAGCAAGGTCAGTTCTCATCGGAGCTGGTGGCCGTCCAGACTCGGTACCTGGGACTGCTAGAGAACGTGCGGGTGCGACGGGCAGGTTACGCCTACCGCCAGAGGTACGGGCCCTTCCTGGAAAGATACCGATTGCTGAGCCGGAGCACCTGGCCTCGCTGGAATGGGGAAGACCG GGAGGGGGTTGAGAAGGTCGTGGAGGAGCTGAGCTTGTCCTCAGAGGAGCTGGCCTTTGGGAAGACGAAGATCTTCATTAGAAGCCCCAAGACT CTGTTCTTCCTGGAGGAGCAGCGGCGCCTGCGCCTGCAGCAGCTCGCTACGCTCATCCAGAAGACCTACCGGGGCTGGCGCTGCCGGGCCCACTACCAGCTCATGCGCAAGAGTCAGATCGTCATCTCTGCCTGGTTTCGGGGCAGCAGG caaaagaaacaatacGGGAAGATAAAGGCATCGGTATTGCTGATCCAGGCTTTTGTGAGAGGGTGGAAG GCCCGCAAGGATTATCGAAAGTACTTCCGGTCAGGGGCTGCCCTCACATTGTCAAATTTCATCTATAAGAGCATA ACACAGAAGTTCCTGCTGGGGCTGAAGGACAATTTGCCATCAACCAACGTCCTGGACAGCACGTGGCCGGCTGCCCCTTACAGGTGCTTCCACGCAGCTAACCAGGAGCTGCGGCAGCTCTTCTACCGCTGGAAG tGCAAGAAATTCCGGGACCGGCTGTCCCCGAAGCAGGTAGAGATTCTGAGGGAGAAGCTTTGCGCCAGTGAACTGTTCAAGGGCAAGAAGGCTTCCTACCCCCAGAG tgtccccatcCCATTCCATGGTGACTACATTGGGCTGCAAGGGAACCCCAAGCTGCAGAAGCTGACGAACGGATCAGATGGGCCTGTTCTGATGGCAGAGACTGTGAAGAAGGTCAATCGTGGCAATGGCAAG ATTTCCTCCCGAATTCTTCTCTTGACCAAGGGGCATGTGATTCTCATAGACACCAAGAAGTCCCAGCCCAAAATTGTCATTGGGCTGGACAGTGTGGCCGGGGTGTCAGTCACCAGCTTCAAGGATGGGCTTTTCAGCTTACATCTGAGTGAG ATATCATCAGTGGGCTCCAAAGGGGACTTCCTGCTGGTCAGCGAACATGTGATTGAACTGCTAACCAGAATGTCCCGGGCTGTGCTGCATGCCACACAGAAGCAGCTTCCAGTCACCGTGACTGAGAA tttctcaGTGAGGTTCAAGGAGAGCAGTGTGACTGTCAAGGTCATCCAGGGCCCTGAGGGCGGTAGAAATGGCAAGCTAAGCTGCAAGAAGAAAGGCAGCCGTGGCCTGGAAGTGACCGTATAG
- the NEMP1 gene encoding nuclear envelope integral membrane protein 1 isoform X1, with amino-acid sequence MKVAVSPAVGAGPWGWRAGGREGGGVVRLLLIIFGCLACGSAGINASVVMLQESEVHNSNHRQQFCYKNVLIPKWHDVWTRIQIRVNSSKLVRVTQVENEEKLKELEQFSIWNFFSSFLKEKLNDTYVNVGLYSPKTCLKVEIIEEDTQYNVTVTRRFDPKLFFIFLLGLVLFFCGDLLSRSQIFYYSTGMSVGIAASLLIVIFVLSKFMPKKSPIYVILVGGWSFSLYLIQLVLKNLQEIWRCYWQYLLSYVLTVGFISFAVCYKYGPLENERSINLLTWTLQLMGLFFMYSGIQIPHIALAIIIIALCTKNLEYPIQWLFITYRKMCKAAEKTVPPRLLTEEEYRIQGEVETRKALEELREYCNSPDCSAWKTVSRIQSPKRFADFVEGSSHLTPNEVSVHEQEYGLGSIIAEDEIYEETSTEEEDSDFPYPAITQQITS; translated from the exons CCGGAATCAATGCAAGCGTGGTCATGCTTCAGGAATCCGAAGTTCATAATTCGAATCACAGGCAACAGTTCTGTTATAAAAATGTGCTTATCCCAAAGTGGCATGATGTGTGGACACGGATACAG ATCCGGGTAAATAGTTCCAAACTGGTACGAGTCACCCAGGTGGAGAATGAAGAGAAACTGAAAGAGTTAGAGCAGTTTAGTATCTGgaactttttttcctcctttttaaaagagaaattgaatGACACCTATGTAAACGTGGGTCTATACAGCCCAAAAACCTGCCTCAAAGTTGAGATTATAGAGGAAGACACCCAGTACAATGTCACGGTGACTCGGA gatttGACCCCAAactcttcttcattttcctccttgGACTTGTGCTATTTTTTTGTGGAGATTTGCTGAGCAG AAGCCAAATTTTCTACTATTCCACTGGGATGAGTGTGGGAATTGCGGCCTCTCTACTAATCGTCATTTTCGTACTGTCCAAGTTCATGCCCAAG AAAAGTCCCATTTACGTCATCCTGGTGGGAGGCTGGTCCTTTTCTCTGTACCTCATTCagctagttttaaaaaatttacaagagATCTGGAGGTGTTACTGGCAGTATCTTTTAA GCTATGTCCTTACAGTTGGATTCATAAGTTTCGCAGTCTGTTACAAGTACGGGCCCTTGGAGAATGAGCGGAGCATCAACCTGCTGACTTGGACCTTGCAGCTGATGGGCCTATTTTTCATGTATTCCGGTATCCAGATACCACATATTGCCCTTGCCATTATCATCATTGCACTGTGTACTAAGAACCTGGAGTACCCTATTCAGTGGCTGTTCATCACCTACAG AAAGATGTGTAAGGCAGCGGAAAAGACTGTCCCCCCTCGTCTCCTGACAGAAGAAGAATATAGGATACAAGGAGAAGTGGAGACGCGAAAGGCTTTAGAGGAGCTTCGAGAATATTGTAACAGTCCAGACTGCTCTGCTTGGAAGACTGTTTCTCGAATCCAGTCTCCAAAGAG ATTTGCTGACTTTGTGGAAGGTTCTTCTCACCTCACACCAAATGAGGTTTCCGTCCATGAGCAGGAATATGGATTAGGGAGCATCATTGCTGAGGATGAAATCTATGAGGAGACATCCACTGAGGAGGAGGACTCAGATTTTCCGTATCCTGCTATCACACAACAGATCACCTCCTGA
- the NEMP1 gene encoding nuclear envelope integral membrane protein 1 isoform X2 — protein sequence MLQESEVHNSNHRQQFCYKNVLIPKWHDVWTRIQIRVNSSKLVRVTQVENEEKLKELEQFSIWNFFSSFLKEKLNDTYVNVGLYSPKTCLKVEIIEEDTQYNVTVTRRFDPKLFFIFLLGLVLFFCGDLLSRSQIFYYSTGMSVGIAASLLIVIFVLSKFMPKKSPIYVILVGGWSFSLYLIQLVLKNLQEIWRCYWQYLLSYVLTVGFISFAVCYKYGPLENERSINLLTWTLQLMGLFFMYSGIQIPHIALAIIIIALCTKNLEYPIQWLFITYRKMCKAAEKTVPPRLLTEEEYRIQGEVETRKALEELREYCNSPDCSAWKTVSRIQSPKRFADFVEGSSHLTPNEVSVHEQEYGLGSIIAEDEIYEETSTEEEDSDFPYPAITQQITS from the exons ATGCTTCAGGAATCCGAAGTTCATAATTCGAATCACAGGCAACAGTTCTGTTATAAAAATGTGCTTATCCCAAAGTGGCATGATGTGTGGACACGGATACAG ATCCGGGTAAATAGTTCCAAACTGGTACGAGTCACCCAGGTGGAGAATGAAGAGAAACTGAAAGAGTTAGAGCAGTTTAGTATCTGgaactttttttcctcctttttaaaagagaaattgaatGACACCTATGTAAACGTGGGTCTATACAGCCCAAAAACCTGCCTCAAAGTTGAGATTATAGAGGAAGACACCCAGTACAATGTCACGGTGACTCGGA gatttGACCCCAAactcttcttcattttcctccttgGACTTGTGCTATTTTTTTGTGGAGATTTGCTGAGCAG AAGCCAAATTTTCTACTATTCCACTGGGATGAGTGTGGGAATTGCGGCCTCTCTACTAATCGTCATTTTCGTACTGTCCAAGTTCATGCCCAAG AAAAGTCCCATTTACGTCATCCTGGTGGGAGGCTGGTCCTTTTCTCTGTACCTCATTCagctagttttaaaaaatttacaagagATCTGGAGGTGTTACTGGCAGTATCTTTTAA GCTATGTCCTTACAGTTGGATTCATAAGTTTCGCAGTCTGTTACAAGTACGGGCCCTTGGAGAATGAGCGGAGCATCAACCTGCTGACTTGGACCTTGCAGCTGATGGGCCTATTTTTCATGTATTCCGGTATCCAGATACCACATATTGCCCTTGCCATTATCATCATTGCACTGTGTACTAAGAACCTGGAGTACCCTATTCAGTGGCTGTTCATCACCTACAG AAAGATGTGTAAGGCAGCGGAAAAGACTGTCCCCCCTCGTCTCCTGACAGAAGAAGAATATAGGATACAAGGAGAAGTGGAGACGCGAAAGGCTTTAGAGGAGCTTCGAGAATATTGTAACAGTCCAGACTGCTCTGCTTGGAAGACTGTTTCTCGAATCCAGTCTCCAAAGAG ATTTGCTGACTTTGTGGAAGGTTCTTCTCACCTCACACCAAATGAGGTTTCCGTCCATGAGCAGGAATATGGATTAGGGAGCATCATTGCTGAGGATGAAATCTATGAGGAGACATCCACTGAGGAGGAGGACTCAGATTTTCCGTATCCTGCTATCACACAACAGATCACCTCCTGA